The Mycolicibacterium smegmatis genome has a window encoding:
- a CDS encoding L-ribulose-5-phosphate 4-epimerase has protein sequence MSVTTEIDAVIRQLRKQVCDLHAELTRYQLVIWTAGNVSARVPDRDLMIIKPSGVDYDSMTPEQMVVCDLHGELVDGDLAPSSDTAAHAYVYRHMPEVGGVVHTHSTYATAWAARGEAIPCVLTMIADEFGGDIPVGPFALIGDDSIGRGIVETLQHSNSRAVLMRNHGPFTVGRDARDAVKAAVMVEDVARTVHISRQLGTPDVIPPADVRRLFDRYQNVYGQPQASQEG, from the coding sequence ATGAGCGTCACCACCGAGATCGATGCCGTCATCCGGCAACTGCGCAAGCAGGTATGTGATCTGCACGCCGAGCTGACCCGCTACCAGCTGGTGATCTGGACCGCCGGAAACGTCTCCGCGCGTGTGCCCGACCGCGACCTGATGATCATCAAACCCTCTGGCGTGGACTACGACTCGATGACGCCCGAGCAGATGGTGGTGTGTGACCTCCACGGTGAACTCGTCGACGGTGATCTCGCACCGTCGTCGGACACCGCGGCGCATGCCTACGTGTACCGGCACATGCCCGAGGTCGGCGGCGTCGTGCACACCCACTCCACCTATGCCACGGCGTGGGCGGCGCGCGGCGAGGCGATCCCGTGCGTGCTCACGATGATCGCCGACGAGTTCGGCGGCGACATCCCAGTGGGGCCGTTCGCACTGATCGGCGACGACTCGATCGGGCGGGGAATCGTGGAGACCCTGCAGCACAGCAACTCTCGCGCCGTGCTGATGCGCAACCACGGTCCGTTCACGGTCGGGCGCGATGCGCGCGACGCGGTCAAGGCCGCCGTGATGGTCGAGGACGTCGCGCGCACGGTCCACATCAGCCGCCAACTCGGCACCCCCGATGTGATCCCCCCGGCCGATGTCCGCCGGCTTTTCGACCGCTATCAGAACGTCTACGGGCAACCGCAGGCCAGTCAGGAAGGGTGA